Proteins encoded together in one Salmo salar chromosome ssa08, Ssal_v3.1, whole genome shotgun sequence window:
- the LOC106610279 gene encoding uncharacterized protein, with the protein MEVKLTEAVIFSLLTLQVFSAERNDEAPTSWPDQGAIPTGDYLEKGRGKVHKFDRQEDHSGQSEHDVIHTLLSTNDATEIDINRDESPCKLISVMDNLPTPQIQTQPTPTTVTTNSPQLDNNKNKGKAKGAQRQVPVVPYLPIRPGAPNINGFPPAPSMFFVPQRAAARHPHPMSWFPRGYGSVPNYLMPPSVISAYVRALHGGSSEENSLSD; encoded by the exons ATGGAAGTCAAACTAACAGAAGCAGTGATTttctctctccttactctccagGTATTCTCTGCAG AGAGGAATGATGAGGCTCCCACTTCCTGGCCCGATCAAGGGGCAATTCCCACGGGAGACTAcctggagaaggggagaggaaaggtGCACAAATTTGACAGACAAG AGGATCATTCTGGCCAATCTGAACATGATGTTATTCACACACTGCTGAGCACAAACGATGCAACTGAGATAGACATCAACCGTGACGAGTCTCCATGTAAGCTCATATCAGTCATGGACAACCTCCCAACCCCTCAGATTCAGACTCAACCAACCCCGACCACAGTTACCACCAACAGCCCACAACTGGACAATAACAAAAACAAGGGAAAAGCAAAGGGAGCTCAACGTCAGGTTCCAGTTGTCCCATACCTACCCATCAGGCCTGGTGCCCCCAACATAAATGGCTTCCCTCCTGCACCATCAATGTTCTTTGTCCCTCAGAGAGCTGCAGCGCGCCATCCCCACCCCATGAGCTGGTTTCCAAGAGGTTATGGCAGTGTGCCCAACTACCTCATGCCCCCCTCTGTAATCTCAGCCTATGTCCGGGCTTTGCATGGAGGTTCATCTGAAGAGAATTCTCTGAGTGACTGA